The Streptomyces sp. NBC_00224 genome has a window encoding:
- a CDS encoding glycosyltransferase family 2 protein, which yields MPLVSVVMPVYNSAATLGAAVRSVLTQTHSDLELLVTDDQSCDGSMDLLREFAEQDERVLPQAAPERGGAGRARNLAIERARGDYIAFLDSDDMWLPEKIERQLVFAAEGDAPLTFTSYFKMDADYHGESTGWVPNGRVVHAREHVDYRAMLVQDHIGALTAMYDRKVLGTRLMPEMRKRQDYALWLSIMRDGADARGLAEPLAVYRAHQAGSLSSNKLSLVPYNWALYREHEHLSVPRATRALAGAVWQSMRNSRI from the coding sequence GTGCCCCTGGTGTCTGTCGTGATGCCCGTGTACAACTCAGCAGCCACGCTCGGCGCAGCCGTGCGATCGGTGCTCACGCAGACCCACAGCGACCTGGAGCTGCTGGTCACCGACGACCAGTCCTGCGATGGCTCCATGGACCTGCTGCGCGAGTTCGCCGAGCAGGACGAGCGAGTCCTGCCGCAGGCGGCACCCGAACGGGGCGGTGCGGGCCGGGCCCGCAACCTGGCGATCGAGCGGGCCCGCGGGGACTACATCGCCTTTCTCGACAGCGACGACATGTGGCTGCCGGAGAAGATCGAGAGGCAGCTCGTCTTCGCCGCGGAAGGCGACGCGCCATTGACGTTCACCTCGTACTTCAAGATGGACGCCGACTATCACGGTGAGAGCACCGGCTGGGTCCCGAACGGGCGCGTGGTCCATGCGCGGGAGCATGTGGACTACCGCGCGATGCTGGTCCAAGACCACATCGGTGCTCTCACCGCCATGTACGACCGTAAGGTCCTGGGCACGAGGCTGATGCCGGAAATGCGCAAGCGCCAGGACTACGCCCTGTGGCTGTCGATCATGCGGGACGGCGCGGACGCCCGGGGCCTGGCTGAGCCGCTTGCGGTTTACAGGGCCCACCAGGCGGGATCGCTGTCCTCCAACAAGCTGTCGCTCGTGCCATACAACTGGGCCCTGTACCGCGAGCACGAGCATCTGTCGGTCCCGCGGGCAACGCGGGCGCTGGCCGGCGCTGTGTGGCAGTCCATGCGCAACTCGCGCATCTAG
- a CDS encoding TauD/TfdA family dioxygenase, translating to MFIDIPNELEAALIDLPLPTWALDGSFLAKATRKRYRTELTATPRFEETAATLRQALHGEGGGYAVLRLGNLAKALGADDDRFLRLATGFAAEVALPFSPFPRWPLWKDIGVKVDKDPGKSSGIGYNAFHMDLVNGTLPPDYTTLLCVRPDPLGGGPSILSDAHAAVARVSQDSRTLLAEPAYHYGTFFDLFGVGEECKPFPILDGSAPGEGFVRFTAKMLERSELRQAHADAARELAEELVRGQVSFMLQPGDYLIVKQRRFLHGREALRSGQEGVPVADRRLLLQLFLRARAGDGSTA from the coding sequence GTGTTCATCGATATCCCGAACGAACTCGAAGCCGCTCTGATCGACCTTCCTCTCCCGACGTGGGCACTGGACGGCTCGTTCCTGGCGAAGGCCACCAGGAAGCGGTACCGGACCGAGCTGACAGCCACCCCGCGGTTCGAGGAGACCGCCGCGACGCTGCGGCAGGCACTGCACGGAGAAGGCGGCGGATACGCCGTGCTGCGGCTGGGAAACCTCGCCAAGGCGCTGGGGGCCGACGACGACCGGTTCCTGCGGCTGGCGACGGGCTTCGCGGCCGAGGTGGCCCTGCCCTTCTCGCCCTTCCCGCGGTGGCCTCTGTGGAAGGACATCGGGGTCAAGGTCGACAAGGACCCCGGCAAGTCCAGCGGCATCGGCTATAACGCGTTCCACATGGACCTGGTGAACGGGACCCTGCCCCCGGACTACACCACGCTCCTGTGCGTTCGACCCGACCCCCTCGGCGGCGGCCCCAGCATCCTCTCCGACGCCCACGCGGCCGTGGCGCGGGTCTCGCAGGACAGCCGCACCCTGCTGGCCGAGCCGGCCTACCACTACGGAACATTCTTCGACCTGTTCGGCGTGGGCGAGGAGTGCAAACCGTTTCCGATCCTGGACGGCTCCGCCCCGGGCGAGGGGTTCGTCCGGTTCACCGCCAAGATGCTGGAGAGGTCCGAGCTCCGCCAGGCGCACGCGGATGCCGCCAGGGAGCTCGCCGAGGAGCTCGTCCGGGGTCAGGTCTCCTTCATGCTCCAGCCCGGGGACTACCTCATCGTGAAACAGCGCCGCTTCCTCCACGGCCGGGAGGCGCTCCGCAGCGGCCAGGAGGGTGTCCCCGTCGCCGACCGACGGCTGCTCCTCCAATTGTTCCTGCGGGCGAGGGCTGGCGATGGCTCCACCGCGTAG
- a CDS encoding helix-turn-helix domain-containing protein, with amino-acid sequence MKVIPGEVVRQARKARGLTLVQLGEVTGYSAAQVSRYERGVSSMGMDVRWGFARALDIPPQTLGLSPPPGRRDVRHGQPVAPIAAYPQLPASTVVGPGWEDGDDPVRRRNLLANLAVTAAAAAGAPLTGSTPQPEEPAVGELLVGRLRDAMLGIGPAEPLRPSEQLDVELSRAMTDFHACKYASLSVRLPRLIRSGHSAGVGHEGILTQAYTLATRLLVKLDEQQIGWMAADRARQLAESTGNVLAMAEAARNLAVLARKAGWNTEAMSIALAAADDPGLSRAGRDGKAERGLLIQSAAYTAARSGDPAGMRQLTEEALSIARQLGGVTMLRDHGGGFAPVTVQLHLVSAENSAGDPSAALNAARRIVPQALPTVERRARYYTDVATALAHWGRRDDCVRALLAAEHHAPEETHTRPAVKSMVAGLLVSGRTTSELRGLAARCGVLH; translated from the coding sequence ATGAAGGTCATCCCAGGTGAGGTGGTACGGCAGGCACGCAAGGCTCGGGGTCTGACGCTCGTTCAGCTGGGGGAGGTGACTGGGTACTCCGCCGCCCAGGTCTCCCGATACGAGCGCGGCGTCTCCTCGATGGGCATGGACGTGCGGTGGGGCTTCGCCAGGGCGCTGGACATCCCGCCGCAGACCCTGGGACTGTCGCCGCCCCCGGGGCGCCGCGATGTCCGACACGGCCAGCCGGTTGCCCCGATCGCGGCCTACCCCCAGCTGCCCGCCTCTACTGTGGTGGGACCTGGGTGGGAGGACGGTGACGATCCGGTGCGGCGGAGAAACCTGTTGGCGAACCTGGCGGTCACGGCAGCCGCCGCCGCAGGCGCGCCCCTGACGGGCAGTACGCCGCAGCCGGAAGAGCCCGCCGTCGGGGAACTGCTCGTCGGCCGGCTGCGCGACGCGATGCTCGGCATTGGTCCCGCGGAACCGCTGCGGCCTTCCGAGCAGCTGGACGTCGAACTGTCCCGCGCCATGACAGACTTCCACGCCTGCAAGTACGCCAGCCTGTCCGTGCGACTGCCCCGCCTCATCAGGTCCGGGCATAGCGCTGGAGTGGGACACGAGGGGATCCTCACCCAGGCGTACACGCTGGCGACGCGTCTGCTGGTCAAGCTCGACGAACAGCAGATCGGATGGATGGCCGCCGACCGTGCCCGGCAGCTGGCCGAATCCACCGGCAACGTCCTGGCCATGGCAGAAGCCGCTCGGAACCTGGCAGTCCTTGCGCGGAAAGCCGGATGGAACACCGAAGCTATGTCGATCGCTCTGGCCGCCGCCGACGACCCCGGTCTGTCGCGGGCAGGACGTGACGGCAAAGCCGAACGCGGCCTGCTGATCCAGTCGGCTGCCTACACGGCCGCGCGCAGTGGCGACCCGGCAGGGATGCGACAACTGACCGAAGAAGCCCTCTCCATTGCGAGACAGCTGGGCGGCGTCACCATGCTGCGTGATCACGGAGGCGGGTTCGCGCCAGTCACCGTACAGCTCCACCTCGTGTCGGCAGAGAACTCTGCAGGAGACCCATCGGCAGCCCTCAACGCCGCTCGCCGGATCGTCCCGCAGGCCCTGCCCACCGTAGAGCGCCGTGCCCGCTACTACACCGACGTCGCCACCGCGCTGGCCCACTGGGGACGCCGGGACGACTGCGTACGCGCGCTGCTGGCAGCCGAGCACCACGCGCCGGAAGAGACCCACACACGCCCGGCGGTGAAGTCGATGGTCGCCGGTCTGCTGGTGTCCGGGCGTACCACCAGCGAGCTGCGCGGTCTTGCCGCACGGTGCGGCGTCCTGCACTGA
- a CDS encoding Scr1 family TA system antitoxin-like transcriptional regulator encodes MTSTSNDPPVRLLVIGSNLIHMRDLRGMSLAQAAKAARVGPDELTSWESGKIPPGEKSLTRLMRLYRQPSEVHRVLADWATSISDDGTRHVLPDTAPEAQDRLVAFERYAVGVHAYGSRTFPALVRSSTYADSLGPMRSPLMIGLTGPGRWRRPVVTGLHSWEQVDVVLEESLLQQPCNSDPRILADQLTYLCEVVDKGLADIRIIRTNTHTGLYSGDLLGLTMPSPHNSTVWIHTTPDSATYINGSPGREHQRGFDATSARAEPLGLSADLLHEAAAACTTRGAEAQ; translated from the coding sequence ATGACCTCCACATCAAACGATCCGCCCGTGCGCCTGCTGGTCATAGGCTCCAACCTGATCCACATGCGCGACCTCCGCGGCATGAGCCTGGCCCAGGCCGCGAAGGCCGCGCGCGTGGGCCCAGACGAGCTCACAAGCTGGGAATCCGGCAAGATACCGCCAGGCGAGAAGAGCCTGACACGATTGATGCGCCTGTACCGTCAGCCCTCCGAGGTCCACCGGGTCCTGGCCGACTGGGCCACGAGCATCAGCGATGACGGCACACGGCATGTCCTTCCGGACACCGCCCCCGAGGCACAAGACCGGCTCGTGGCCTTCGAACGGTACGCGGTCGGCGTCCACGCATACGGCAGTCGCACCTTTCCCGCGCTGGTGCGCAGCAGCACGTACGCGGACAGCCTGGGACCGATGCGCTCCCCCCTCATGATCGGCTTGACAGGCCCAGGTCGCTGGCGCCGCCCCGTCGTCACCGGCCTCCACTCCTGGGAACAAGTCGACGTCGTCCTGGAAGAATCGCTGCTCCAGCAGCCATGCAACAGTGACCCCCGCATCCTCGCCGACCAACTGACATACCTGTGCGAAGTCGTCGACAAGGGGCTCGCGGACATCCGCATCATCCGCACCAACACTCACACCGGGCTCTATAGCGGTGATCTCCTCGGCCTGACCATGCCCAGCCCCCACAACTCCACCGTGTGGATCCACACAACTCCCGACTCCGCCACCTACATCAACGGGAGCCCCGGCCGGGAACACCAGCGCGGGTTCGATGCGACGAGCGCGCGGGCGGAGCCCCTGGGCCTCAGTGCGGATTTGCTCCACGAGGCCGCCGCCGCGTGTACGACGCGAGGGGCGGAGGCACAGTGA
- a CDS encoding ATP-binding cassette domain-containing protein — MRRWRRHKPVEETVRSASEETVRSASEETLFGGSLRYDLGWNTHDDAFLELGLRAMVIRLPKLIALTVKLAWRADRDALRLVTAAEVGRGICQAVGLVAVNRILAHLLAGGTTAEKLTAASGAIGATAAAAGIGAVLRALSTAGTGRLEPKVERVATEQYLAHTSTVELAAIEDDEFHRLLDSASYGAGSARRLVKYVQNIVTGFMSLAAAASVLAVLHPLLIVLLVAMTVPSSWAALTVARRRYTSFQTWVQHSRAGQLISRLLMSTEAAAEIRAHHIGPYLLHHYRQMSLDQEAEQHRLARLAARTGLIAAAWTGLATAAAYATLGGLLWSGAMALSVGGTAVLAIRTGSSSLSNLVLQINYCHEESLFVADLDQLCQQATARAIPLCGQALPAKPREIRFEDVSFTYPGKDSKQALNGATLTIPTGKIVALCGENGSGKSTLVKLLAGLYQPDTGRICWDDVDTATANRAELVSRLAMVGQDFYRWPFTAEVNICIGRSTIPVSIERRDRAARYAGADTLIADLPRGWKTLLARGYKDGHNPSGGQWQKLGIGRAHYRGGDILIVDEPTSALDAKAEQSLFDEFRSLADDGQTVILITHRLGSVRTADLIYVLDHGRVVESGTFTELLSDTAPGPKVFRSLYELQAAQYQQPNVTIPHPTTPAGSGEGRTS; from the coding sequence ATGAGGCGGTGGCGCCGGCACAAGCCGGTGGAGGAGACGGTGCGGTCGGCCTCCGAGGAGACGGTGCGGTCGGCCTCCGAGGAGACGCTGTTCGGCGGGTCGCTGCGCTACGACCTCGGCTGGAACACACACGATGACGCCTTCCTTGAGCTCGGGCTGCGGGCCATGGTGATCCGGCTGCCCAAGCTGATCGCGTTGACGGTGAAGCTGGCGTGGCGGGCCGACCGCGATGCCCTGCGCCTGGTCACGGCGGCCGAGGTCGGCCGGGGCATCTGTCAGGCCGTCGGGCTGGTCGCCGTCAACCGGATCCTCGCGCATCTCCTCGCCGGCGGGACCACGGCTGAGAAGCTCACCGCCGCGAGCGGAGCGATCGGGGCAACTGCGGCCGCGGCGGGGATAGGGGCCGTGCTGCGGGCTCTGTCGACTGCCGGGACAGGGCGGCTGGAGCCGAAAGTGGAGCGGGTGGCGACCGAGCAGTATTTGGCGCACACCTCCACGGTGGAGCTGGCGGCGATCGAGGACGATGAGTTCCACCGCCTCCTCGACAGTGCCTCCTACGGGGCCGGGTCGGCGCGGCGTCTGGTCAAGTACGTGCAGAACATCGTCACGGGCTTCATGTCGCTGGCCGCTGCTGCCTCCGTCCTCGCGGTCCTGCACCCCCTGTTGATCGTGTTGCTGGTCGCGATGACGGTGCCCAGTTCCTGGGCCGCGCTGACGGTGGCCCGCCGCCGCTACACCTCCTTCCAGACCTGGGTCCAGCATTCGCGTGCCGGGCAGCTCATCAGCCGGCTGCTGATGTCCACCGAGGCCGCCGCCGAGATCCGCGCGCACCACATCGGCCCCTACCTGCTGCACCACTACCGGCAGATGTCGCTGGACCAGGAAGCCGAGCAGCACCGGCTTGCCCGTCTAGCCGCGCGCACCGGGCTGATCGCCGCCGCGTGGACCGGCCTGGCCACCGCGGCCGCCTACGCCACCCTCGGGGGCCTGCTGTGGAGCGGGGCGATGGCGTTGTCCGTGGGAGGAACAGCCGTCCTCGCCATCCGCACCGGCTCCTCCAGCCTGTCCAACCTGGTCCTGCAGATCAACTACTGCCACGAGGAATCCCTGTTCGTCGCAGACCTAGACCAGCTGTGCCAGCAAGCCACCGCCCGGGCGATTCCCCTCTGCGGGCAGGCGCTGCCCGCAAAGCCTCGCGAGATCCGCTTCGAGGACGTCTCCTTCACCTACCCCGGCAAGGACAGCAAGCAGGCCCTCAACGGCGCCACCCTGACGATCCCCACCGGCAAGATCGTTGCCCTGTGCGGGGAGAACGGCAGCGGCAAGTCCACCCTGGTCAAACTCCTCGCCGGCCTCTACCAGCCCGACACTGGACGCATCTGCTGGGACGACGTCGACACCGCCACCGCCAACCGCGCCGAACTCGTCTCCCGTCTCGCCATGGTCGGACAGGACTTCTACCGCTGGCCCTTCACCGCCGAAGTGAACATCTGCATCGGCCGCTCCACCATCCCCGTCAGCATCGAGCGGCGCGACCGAGCCGCCCGCTACGCCGGCGCCGACACCCTCATCGCCGACCTGCCGCGCGGCTGGAAAACCCTCCTGGCCCGCGGCTACAAGGACGGACACAACCCGTCGGGCGGGCAGTGGCAGAAACTGGGGATCGGCCGAGCCCACTACAGGGGCGGGGACATTCTGATCGTGGATGAGCCGACCTCCGCCCTCGACGCAAAGGCCGAGCAAAGCCTGTTCGATGAGTTCCGCAGCCTCGCCGACGACGGCCAGACCGTCATCCTCATCACCCACCGGCTCGGCTCCGTACGGACCGCCGACCTCATCTACGTACTCGATCACGGACGTGTCGTCGAAAGCGGCACCTTCACAGAGCTCCTCTCCGACACAGCGCCGGGACCGAAAGTCTTCCGCAGTCTCTACGAACTCCAGGCCGCCCAGTACCAGCAGCCCAACGTCACGATCCCCCACCCCACGACCCCAGCCGGGTCCGGCGAAGGGCGCACCTCATGA
- a CDS encoding NUDIX domain-containing protein produces MTTHKPQRALVGSAAASFIQRNDGKVLLVHHAGTGHWVMPGGKTDDGPGGGETPRQCCEREAREETSAPVTAGRLLVVQWLPSGRNGRYEVNPCACHLFVFAATIRPQDHARIRVPDAELLGWGWWDPTEAPAVMDATNTHLLTAALRASAGTGPAPAYLEELPPYAPAGGDVA; encoded by the coding sequence ATGACCACCCACAAGCCCCAGCGTGCGCTGGTCGGATCAGCCGCCGCCTCCTTCATCCAGCGCAACGACGGGAAAGTCCTGCTCGTGCACCACGCGGGCACCGGTCACTGGGTCATGCCGGGCGGCAAGACCGATGACGGACCAGGCGGCGGGGAGACCCCGCGCCAGTGCTGCGAACGCGAAGCCCGGGAAGAGACCAGCGCTCCTGTCACGGCAGGCAGGCTTTTGGTGGTGCAGTGGCTACCGAGCGGCCGCAACGGCCGGTACGAGGTGAACCCGTGCGCCTGCCACCTGTTCGTCTTCGCCGCCACCATCCGCCCCCAGGACCACGCCCGCATCCGCGTACCCGACGCGGAGCTGCTCGGATGGGGCTGGTGGGATCCCACCGAGGCCCCAGCCGTGATGGACGCGACAAACACCCATCTGCTCACCGCGGCGCTCCGCGCATCGGCGGGCACCGGCCCGGCGCCGGCCTACCTCGAAGAACTGCCCCCGTACGCACCGGCGGGAGGGGACGTCGCATGA
- a CDS encoding NUDIX domain-containing protein produces MRTQPNIIGVHLVFEQNGQVLLQHRAPRSAFAPLEWHVPAGHLEAESAEECAVREAGEELGVLLDPHDLRLVHVLHYRDRTQPMPRLQLFFRVLGYRGTPRICEPDRCIALGWHPSSSLPTPLVDYTAVALTAIAANRPFSAMGWGA; encoded by the coding sequence ATGCGAACCCAGCCCAACATCATCGGCGTTCACCTTGTGTTCGAGCAGAACGGCCAGGTTCTCCTCCAGCATCGCGCACCGCGGTCCGCGTTCGCACCGCTGGAGTGGCACGTGCCGGCCGGACACCTGGAAGCCGAGTCGGCCGAGGAGTGCGCCGTACGGGAGGCCGGCGAAGAGCTCGGGGTGCTTCTCGATCCCCATGACCTCCGTCTCGTCCACGTGCTCCATTACCGCGACCGCACTCAGCCCATGCCACGCCTGCAGCTGTTCTTCCGCGTCCTCGGCTACCGGGGCACCCCCAGGATCTGCGAACCCGACCGCTGCATCGCGCTGGGCTGGCACCCGTCCTCGTCGCTGCCCACCCCGCTCGTCGACTACACCGCCGTCGCCCTCACCGCCATCGCCGCCAACCGGCCCTTCTCCGCCATGGGGTGGGGCGCATGA